One window of Lytechinus variegatus isolate NC3 chromosome 2, Lvar_3.0, whole genome shotgun sequence genomic DNA carries:
- the LOC121407803 gene encoding ankyrin and armadillo repeat-containing protein-like isoform X4: protein MMSHHHGSNYRSTRQEVEKDEFAKERAIMNDLDDNGWSHIHHAAYHGYIKSIEKFVGASEDQLEFPTNDDKLMTPILLAVDSGKLDTVECLVKLGSDLRYQNTQNQGPVEIAALKQYIDILEYFIKFDHKDLPVWPKLMKFMGSDMDDEAEAAGKMLVILTKPSEKGINPYWEPIVQNNGVPVMMKVIKSMICDKAKLYAFTILLNIIEEKVVKEQIVKAAGIPTALKMITSTDREMVYASSCILCHLSMVKDYIDSMVQNGAIPIMVKLWQTCTDTEILVQVTETVSQIASANAEYQKTIGNSSGALTAVVGLFENDRSKSLLLALTRAVSNIVCKNMDNQNMFVDEGGASALISLAGGKYNDLQLSAISAIHMLAQDNPHTQKIILEEGGVIPLMQLLKRSGSPNVHVCTASALWALAGEDIDERRSMASMIGVNLLIDFLNAQAENDILHYIGAEGLAVLAQGALNKQDTIANANGVQPLVRLLRSPKEHIVLSTIRALRHLCIGIGFIPHAKNQATILGARGIRYLVALMVHSRNELVRVESALSLGYCSIGNSEVMNDISENVDFDYIHILRRLHSSDNLVRLLAGSALAAFAYNNVTQQKEIAESGGIRYHSFVPFLESNDEFFRCNAAFQVVVLARIIPDEDQATTSAIGIKLLVDLLQQSKNPLILALTAECIARLAHTRAGVPAAVVSIKSVDVLCQLMLAENEQVRGSAAIALGYLSFNHKAEREMLNRCRQDPYLFKVLKYYTQNYRLSQAFLEAWKHYQHIGLPPIDTAQKPCLVGKKNMPFLSNIKNPNALDGTSVHDTELWGGEWTESPSKFAHEPVDYQLS from the exons ATGATGAGCCACCACCATGGATCAAATTATCG ATCCACGAGGCAAGAGGTTGAGAAGGACGAGTTTGCCAAAGAGCGGGCCATCATGAATGATCTAGATGACAATGGGTGGAGTCACATCCATCATGCTGCTTATCATGGCTATATCAAGTCTATAGAGAAGTTTGTTGGAGCCAGCGAAGACCAGCTGGAGTTCCCTACCAACGATGATAAGCTGATGACCCCAATCCTCCTGGCTGTTGATAGCGGGAAGCTGGACACCGTGGAGTGCCTTGTGAAGCTTGGATCTGATCTACGTTACCAAAACACCCAAAACCAGGGTCCAGTTGAGATTGCGGCTCTGAAGCAGTACATCGATATCCTGGAATACTTCATCAAGTTTGACCACAAGGACCTGCCAGTGTGGCCCAAGTTGATGAAGTTCATGGGTTCAGACATGGATGATGAGGCGGAAGCAGCAGGGAAGATGCTGGTGATCTTGACGAAGCCTTCGGAAAAGGGAATAAATCCATACTGGGAGCCTATTGTGCAGAATAATGGGGTTCCGGTCATGATGAAGGTCATCAAGTCCATGATTTGTGACAAAGCAAAACTGTATGCCTTCACAATCCTCTTGAATATCATTGAAGAGAAAGTGGTTAAGGAACAGATAGTGAAAGCTGCGGGCATCCCAACAGCATTGAAGATGATTACTTCTACTGACAGAGAGATGGTGTATGCCTCTTCGTGCATTTTGTGTCATTTATCCATGGTGAAGGACTATATTGACAGCATGGTACAGAATGGTGCAATCCCAATCATGGTTAAACTATGGCAGACGTGCACTGATACAGAGATCCTAGTGCAAGTAACAGAAACTGTCTCCCAGATTGCAAGTGCTAATGCAGAGTATCAGAAAACGATAGGTAACTCATCGGGTGCATTGACAGCTGTGGTTGGACTGTTTGAAAACGATAGGTCAAAGTCACTTCTGCTAGCACTCACGCGGGCTGTAAGCAATATAGTATGTAAGAACATGGATAATCAGAATATGTTTGTCGATGAGGGAGGAGCGTCGGCTCTGATATCCCTTGCAGGTGGAAAGTACAATGACCTTCAACTGAGTGCCATCAGTGCCATACACATGTTAGCACAGGACAATCCTCACACGCAGAAGATCATCTTAGAAGAAGGTGGTGTTATACCTCTAATGCAGCTCCTCAAGAGGAGTGGCTCACCCAACGTCCATGTCTGCACAGCCAGTGCTTTGTGGGCACTGGCAGGAGAAGACATCGATGAAAGGCGGTCCATGGCCAGCATGATCGGTGTTAACCTACTCATAGACTTTCTTAATGCGCAGGCTGAAAATGACATTCTCCATTACATCGGAGCAGAAGGATTGGCCGTCCTTGCCCAGGGGGCCCTCAACAAGCAGGACACTATCGCCAATGCGAATGGAGTTCAACCCTTAGTCAGACTGTTGCGTTCACCAAAGGAACACATTGTCCTCAGCACGATAAGAGCTCTGAGACATCTATGCATAGGAATAGGTTTCATACCGCATGCGAAGAACCAGGCAACCATCCTTGGAGCTAGAGGAATACGATATCTAGTTGCTCTCATGGTGCATTCTAGGAACGAGCTGGTCAGAGTAGAGTCAGCATTGAGTCTTGGTTACTGCAGCATCG GCAATTCTGAAGTGATGAACGATATCAGTGAGAATGTAGACTTTGATTACATCCATATCCTGCGTAGGCTTCATTCCAGTGACAACCTTGTGCGATTACTCGCTGGGAGCGCATTAGCCGCCTTTGCATATAACAACGTCACACAACAGAAAGAGATTGCTGAGTCGGGAGGGATTCGTTACCATTCCTTTGTCCCGTTTCTGGAGTCTAACGACGAGTTCTTTCGCTGCAATGCTGCTTTTCAG GTTGTTGTATTGGCTCGCATCATCCCCGATGAGGACCAAGCTACCACATCAGCGATTGGTATCAAGCTCCTCGTAGATCTTCTACAACAATCCAAGAATCCTCTCATTCTAGCCCTGACAGCGGAATGCATAGCAAGGCTTGCTCATACGAGGGCAG GAGTTCCTGCTGCAGTTGTGTCCATCAAATCTGTAGATGTTTTATGTCAGTTGATGCTTGCCGAGAATGAGCAAGTGAGAGGATCTGCTGCCATAGCACTAGGATATCTAAGCTTCAACCACAAAGCAGAAAGAGAGATGCTCAACAG ATGTAGACAGGATCCTTACCTGTTCAAGGTATTGAAGTACTACACTCAGAACTACAGACTCTCTCAAGCATTCTTAGAGGCGTGGAAGCATTATCAACACATCGGTCTTCCTCCCATAGA
- the LOC121407804 gene encoding GPI ethanolamine phosphate transferase 3-like produces MASTRILFFMLIWFALLYFGGMYLFTKGFLLTRIEIAEKSESVCGNSARAPGAGHSSGPGEAAADSCTHVRFKRAVVLLIDALRYDFALFNTSLPSSEAAPFQNKMPVIHETVTNFPEQSILFKSLADPPTTTLQRLKGIITGSLPTFVDAGQNFASFEISEDNIVDQLVQAGKRVTFMGDDTWMTLFNKKFNKAFPFPSFNVKDLHTVDEGILTKLLPEIRKKDWDVVIAHFLGVDHCGHSLGPYHPSMGKKLTQMNAVIKSVMQSLDDDTILFVLGDHGMTKSGDHGGDSPEERSSAIFMYSPRKIFAKSDIMAKRIPDVVSQIDFVPTLSLLLGVSIPFSNLGAIISPLFSLGPPSVRTTKAPSFPDNQQHIKHRLFASRINAKQIHHYITTYNKVARDFPAEVYSQLETLYQKTEDQMDHLEALMAAESMSEVTEESLLDLEEHFLEYILGVREMCRSIWAKFEMVYVYQGLGLVILTITLGVSIVTLQHYTEPEKMDDLLQSLIKQLVTWTVCVSVSGFLLSQSTGLSTATCLIFIPGFTSILIMMLQLFLEVSNISVSRLLGSLTFTSVFQALLVISPIVLHSAFLTSDSHVINEGRAIVFFVQSILTFYVLVFSLQNYKSFYSEKEHGYMKSNFRLKKFISSPAMRMIMLGLAALVCVRCSSLFVSCREEQYWCSPSDFLPPLSLIPSEQSSLRSYRFLLSIGSVAAIPSALIYHLSQQGNLSNLSGQVYSIRYGIPLASVCICMFWGQQALPEKLREQSPEWQQVVFPQVAYVMIAVAAILQWVFPLNLLLVRRPSKSAQGTLSQSDVSVQSDKDTVSELGDTANKGVSKHSEPSRTLEDSDTEEQPPLVYGLGTVFSATYLHILVSMVLLLSLLNADGIASSILLMVVEMVLFLEIYAATRRKQLTALRAMPELYKMGFYVVPWYVIGVWSLMASQYFFATGHQATFTAIKFESAYTGFNGDFPRYLYFIPATLVSLNTFGSQIFFAAMLPLILIWPFTRGLWVTGNKVVTEDEQQGELNLHTNSDQAMRALFQISTMFLIFQACDLVGTMVAAAILRRHLMAWSVFAPRFIFQGVAFGVTVPSVLITFLFFTYMQRCLATWISRIQS; encoded by the exons ATGGCATCTACAAGGATTCTTTTCTTCATGCTCATCTGGTTTGCCTTGCTGTACTTTGGAGGAATGTATCTTTTCACGAAAGGTTTTCTTTTAACTCGAATAGAGATTGCTGAAAAGAGCGAGAGCGTGTGTGGTAACTCCGCCAGAGCTCCAGGCGCGGGACATAGCAGTGGTCCGGGCGAAGCCGCTGCGGATTCGTGCACCCATGTTCGATTCAAAAGAGCTGTAGTATTGCTTATTGATGCTTTGAGATACGACTTTGCACTGTTTAACACGAGCCTCCCATCATCAGAAGCTGctccttttcaaaataaaatgccaGTAATTCATGAAACGGTTACAAACTTTCCCGAACAGTCCATCTTGTTCAAGTCGCTAGCTGATCCTCCTACCACAACTTTGCAGAGACTGAAAGGTATCATAACTGGAAGTCTTCCAACATTTGTAGATGCCGGACAAAATTTTGCTAGCTTTGAAATATCGGAGGACAACATCGTTGACCAACTTGTGCAAGCAGGAAAGAGAGTCACATTCATGGGTGACGATACATGGATGACACTCTTCAACAAGAAGTTTaataaagcatttccatttCCTTCTTTCAATGTTAAGGATTTGCACACTGTGGATGAAGGAATTCTGACCAAACTACTACCTGAAATTAGGAAGAAAGACTGGGATGTGGTAATCGCTCACTTCCTCGGCGTGGATCACTGTGGTCATTCACTTGGTCCATACCATCCTTCGATGGGGAAGAAATTGACTCAGATGAACGCTGTGATTAA ATCTGTAATGCAGAGCTTGGATGATGACACCATCTTGTTTGTTCTTGGTGATCACGGAATGACAAAATCGGGAGATCATGGGGGAGACAGTCCAGAGGAACGCTCTTCTGCAATTTTCATGTACAGTCCAAGGAAGATCTTTGCTAAGAGTGATATCATGGCCAAG AGGATACCTGATGTTGTCTCTCAGATTGACTTTGTACCAACCCTCTCCCTTCTGCTGGGTGTCTCGATCCCATTTTCAAATCTTGGAGCAATCATTTCTCCTCTATTCTCACTTGGTCCACCATCAGTACGAACTACTAAAGCACCCAGCTTTCCAGACAATCAACAGCATATAAAACATAGATTATTTGCATCTAGAATCAATGCCAAACAG ATTCATCATTACATTACAACCTACAACAAAGTAGCTCGGGATTTCCCTGCCGAAGTATATTCTCAGCTAGAAACCCTTTATCAGAAAACAGAAGATCAAATGGACCACTTGGAAGCTCTCATGGCTGCAGAATCGATGTCGGAAGTCACAGAGGAGTCTCTACTTGACTTGGAAGAACACTTCCTGGAGTACATCCTCGGTGTCAGGGAAATGTGCCGTAGTATATGGGCCAAGTTTGAGATGGTCTATGTCTATCAAGGACTTGGTCTTGTGATACTGACTATCACGTTGGGTGTGTCGATCGTCACCTTGCAACATTATACTGAACCAGAAAAGATGGATGATCTTCTGCAGAGTCTGATCAAGCAGCTAGTCACCTGGACAGTGTGTGTTAGTGTTTCTGGCTTTCTGCTCTCACAGAGTACCGGCTTGTCAACAGCCACTTGTCTGATCTTCATCCCAGGTTTCACATCGATTCTCATCATGATGCTTCAACTGTTTTTAGAGGTGTCCAATATCAGTGTGTCCAGGTTATTGGGGTCTTTGACATTTACATCTGTATTTCAAGCCTTATTAGTAATATCACCAATAGTTTTGCACAGTGCTTTCCTTACCTCAGATAGTCATGTTATCAATGAGGGACGAGCAATAGTGTTCTTTGTACAATCAATATTAACATTTTACGTGTTAGTGTTTTCACTTCAAAACTACAAGtcattttattcagaaaagGAACATGGATATATGAAGAGTAACTTCAGAttaaaaaagtttatatcaaGTCCAGCTATGCGGATGATCATGCTTGGACTGGCAGCGTTAGTGTGTGTAAGATGTAGTAGTTTGTTTGTCTCCTGCCGGGAAGAGCAGTATTGGTGCTCTCCCTCAGATTTCCTTCCACCGTTATCTCTGATACCATCGGAACAGTCCAGTTTACGGAGCTACCGATTCTTACTCTCTATCGGCTCTGTTGCGGCTATTCCATCTGCCCTCATCTACCACCTGTCGCAGCAAGGTAACTTGAGTAACCTGTCAGGACAGGTGTACTCCATCCGCTATGGAATCCCTCTAGCCAGTGTCTGCATCTGTATGTTCTGGGGACAGCAGGCACTTCCTGAGAAGCTTCGAGAACAGTCTCCAGAATGGCAACAGGTAGTATTTCCTCAGGTTGCATACGTCATGATCGCAGTAGCTGCCATCCTGCAGTGGGTATTCCCTCTGAACCTTCTCCTTGTGAGGAGACCATCCAAATCTGCACAAGGAACCCTTTCCCAGAGTGATGTCTCAGTGCAATCAGATAAAGATACAGTTTCTGAATTAGGTGATACTGCTAATAAAGGAGTCTCAAAACATTCTGAACCCTCTAGGACTCTTGAAGACTCTGACACTGAGGAGCAACCCCCATTGGTGTATGGACTTGGAACAGTCTTCAGTGCCACATATTTGCATATTCTTGTCTCAATGGTTCTCCTTTTATCTCTCCTGAATGCGGACGGCATAGCCAGCTCTATACTCCTTATGGTGGTTGAGATGGTTCTTTTCTTGGAGATTTATGCTGCTACAAGGAGAAAACAACTGACTGCCCTGAGAGCAATGCCAGAATTATATAAAATGG GATTCTATGTAGTCCCATGGTATGTTATAGGTGTCTGGTCCCTCATGGCATCACAATACTTCTTTGCTACTGGACACCAAGCTACATTCACAGCTATCAAATTTGAATCAGCTTACACTGGATTCAACGGTGACTTTCCTCGCTATCTCTACTTCATTCCAGCTACTTTAGTCAGTCTCAATACATTTGGCTCACAG ATTTTCTTTGCTGCCATGCTTCCTCTGATCCTGATATGGCCATTCACACGTGGTCTCTGGGTGACAGGCAATAAAGTCGTCACTGAGGATGAACAACAGGGAGAGCTCAACCTTCATACTAACTCAGATCAAGCTATGAGGGCGCTGTTTCAGATATCTACCATGTTCCTGATCTTCCAGGCATGTGAT CTTGTAGGTACGATGGTGGCAGCAGCCATCCTTCGTCGTCATCTGATGGCTTGGAGTGTATTTGCTCCAAGGTTTATCTTCCAGGGCGTGGCCTTTGGTGTAACCGTTCCGTCCGTTCTCATCACATTCCTCTTCTTCACCTACATGCAGCGGTGTCTGGCCACATGGATCAGCAGAATCCAGTCTTGA